One window of the Dreissena polymorpha isolate Duluth1 chromosome 5, UMN_Dpol_1.0, whole genome shotgun sequence genome contains the following:
- the LOC127882465 gene encoding uncharacterized protein LOC127882465 produces the protein MEINASSGPVADSNDSNSKGPLSGLKNYGKADNSTHPGMKDIHPEDIHSNPDVHITAGNASHAGIKAESNVSTVNDSMLESHGESGYLTDSMISGYEKTTLGSDTSSKSEADITPCGENLMVFSDSSSNNSLISPEKTIGDAQEGSLAESSSSTYTNSESDKLDRFGQMAIMASIGINDIESLDKIISSNSIPARPESLTFTNNDNGDSGIAKTRSYNDYGDSPSMSNSEGRKRSKSSAFPIPRLKEGVHISEELLSKSLPHGKVIQLQTGMIEFIADDLIEKIKMSSPMSKTASEVSSSRRSSDLSITSMDSMASSSLATSMTSGRSRSSYPQSPDCMPPIDPIAVHEIENHARMVAENVDQMMTNLRENLHKMSAISVGCEEAYKTSVDFTCDSVDSSIKSMYALMAKCEELSKSMQPVYKLNDQIKDIKRLLDKLEEKLAEKPT, from the exons ATGGAAATAAATGCTTCAAGTGGACCAGTGGCTGATAGCAATGACTCTAACAGTAAGGGCCCCCTGTCTGGGTTAAAGAATTATGGAAAAGCAGACAATAGCACGCATCCTGGTATGAAGGATATTCACCCAGAAGACATTCATTCAAACCCTGATGTGCATATTACAGCAGGAAATGCCTCACATGCTGGTATAAAAGCCGAGTCTAATGTTAGCACAGTGAATGACAGCATGTTGGAATCACATGGAGAAAGCGGGTACCTGACTGATTCTATGATATCTGGGTATGAAAAAACTACTTTGGGCTCAGATACTAGTAGCAAATCGGAGGCTGATATTACCCCATGTGGAGAGAACCTAATGGTGTTTAGTGATTCAAGTTCTAACAACAGCCTTATTAGTCCAGAGAAAACTATTGGAGATGCTCAAGAGGGGTCGTTAGCAGAGAGCTCCAGTTCTACGTATACAAATAGTGAAAGTGACAAACTTGACCGATTTGGTCAAATGGCGATCATGGCTTCAATAGGGATTAATGATATTGAGTCATTAGATAAAATTATTTCTTCTAATTCCATTCCAGCTAGGCCTGAATCCCTTACTTTTACAAACAATGATAATGGTGATTCTGGTATTGCCAAAACCAGAAGTTACAATGATTATGGTGACTCTCCAAGCATGAGCAATTCAGAAGGTCGAAAGAGAAGTAAAAGCTCTGCATTCCCAATTCCCAGGCTGAAGGAAGGTGTTCACATTTCAGAGGAGTTGTTATCAAAGAGTTTGCCTCATGGAAAGGTTATACAGCTTCAAACCGGGATGATTGAGTTCATAGCTGATGATCTAATAGAGAAAATCAAAATGAGCAGTCCAATGTCCAAAACTG CCAGTGAAGTGAGCAGCAGTAGACGCTCCAGTGACCTCAGCATTACCAGCATGGACAGCATGGCCTCCAGCTCCCTGGCAACCTCCATGACATCTGGAAGGTCAAGGTCCTCCTACCCACAGAGCCCAGACTGCATGCCGCCCATTGACCCCATAGCAGTGCATGAGATAGAAAACCATGCCCGCATGGTGGCGGAAAACGTAGACCAGATGATGACCAATCTTAGGGAGAATTTGCACAAG ATGTCAGCCATCAGTGTAGGGTGTGAGGAGGCATACAAAACCTCAGTTGACTTCACCTGTGATTCTGTTGACTCGAGTATCAAA TCCATGTATGCCTTGATGGCCAAGTGTGAGGAGCTGTCAAAGTCCATGCAGCCTGTGTACAAGCTGAACGATCAAAT TAAAGATATCAAACGACTTTTGGACAAGCTGGAAGAAAAGTTAGCTGAAAAACCAACGTAG